The DNA window GCGTCCGGTGGCGCCGTGTTGGTACTTGTCACACGGACATTGACGTGGGCGTAGCCGTCTTGGGCGCATTCCTTGACAAGCTGCACTGTTCGCTTGACGTAGTAGTCCATCTTGGCGCCGGTGCCATCGTTGAGATAGACACCAAACTGAGCGGGTGAGATGCTCGGGCCGGCGATAGAACCGCTAAGCGGGTACTTCGCCAGCACCGCCTGGTCATTCGCAGAGGCCGACCAAAGAAGAATGCGGCCTTCGACCGTTCCACGAGAAATGCCTTGGATCAAGCGCTTGGCATTGGCCTTGCCGTTGGACAGCGCGGTGAAGATTTCCTGAGCCACGCCCGCGAAGTATGCATCTTGGATTTTGGGCTGTTCAATCTGGGAGTAGACGTCCGAAAGCAGGGTTCGCACGACGTTCTTACCGTTTAGTTCCGCGGGCAAGCCGCCGCCGGCGAGGGCGACTAGCCTCGGCTCGACTTTGACGGGGCCAGTCGCGTCCAGTATGTAACCCAGCGCAATTGGGTCTATCGAGATTACGCCGTCAACCCTCTGTCCTGTCTTTCTCTCCCACATCGCTTGCGCAGTGTCTGCAGCGGTCGGGAAATCGGGCGTCAAGTTTACATCCTGCATGTATTTACCGAGGCGCTCCGAATAGATTTGCTGCTGCTCAGGGTCTACGGGAAAAACCGGGGACATAACGCCGATGGCGCCAGCGCTGCTTTGCGCCCCCAAGGTCAGCTTGCCCTTGTCGAGCGAAAGCACAGCGAGTGCACCGGGGATTCCACCGGACGCACGGGTTTCGGCGTTGTTCTGAATCATTAGCAAATAGCTGCGGCTGCCATTGGCTCCCAACATTGCAGGGGCAACCTGGGAAGCATCGGCGGCCGTATCCAACGCGCCAGTCACTGCTTGGAGCTGCTCACGAGCTCGGGCCAACGGTTCGGCAACCTGCGGCAGCAAGCTGTCGGAATCAATGCTTGACAATCTCTTGGCCGATGTTCGGACGGCATGGGCTGCCGACGAAATACTTGGAGCTGCCTGTTGAAGTGGTCCGAGGTTCGTGTGGCCGCTGCTTGGGAGGAGGCTGTTCCAATTGAGGGAATCAAAGACTGCCACGAGAGGGGCAACGCCCAAGGCGGCCACGTCGTCGGCAGAACGTGCCACTTCAGCCGCCGCGCTGAAGTTCGCGCCGAGTCCTGGAATCGCGGACGCTAAGGTCCAAAGCGGGTCTCCTGCAGCCTCGCGTGCTGCGGCGGCGTGAGAGCGAAGTTTATCGACTGCCGCGCCGGCCTCTTGCGGATTGTTGTCCGCAATTTTCTGCTTGAGGACTGGAATTAGCTGTGATGCGGCCTCAAGTTCGCTCTTTATGGTTGTAGCTTTCACTCCTAGCCAGGCCACAGCCGCGATGGAGATCACACATAATCCAGCCGTCCACGCCCCTGCGACTAGCAGTCGATGACGTCGCAGTTGCTTCTCGGCGGCAGCAGATCTTGTTCGCCGTTCGCGGTTTTCACTGGGGTTCGTCTCCCGCACCTCAGCCTCCATCCTAAGGCCGTCCCATGCCGCGATACGTCCATCCGGCTGCTCTCCATTTGGGAGCTTCCAGCACATTGCGGCCGTCGAGGATGCGTGGCGACGCTACCAGACCCGCTAATTCGAAGGGGTCAAGGTCGCGGTACAGCTGCCATTCAGTCAGAAGCAGGAGCGCGTCCGCCCGACGGACGGCTTTCTCCAGGTCTGGTTCATACTGCAGTTCCGGAAATCGCCTCACCGCATTCGCGAGGGCTTTCGGATCACTTACAGTCACTATGGCGCCTTGCAGCTGGAGCTGCGCAGCGATGCTTAGGGCGGGCGAGTCCCGCACATCATCGCTTTCTGGCTTGAAGGCTGCCCCAAGCACAGTTATTCGCTTCCCAAGGAGCGACCCCCCGCATAACTCGCGCGTAATTTCGACCACGCGTGTCCTGCGGCGCATATTAATGGCGTCCACTTCGCGGAGAAAAGTTAGCGCCTGGTCCGCGCCCAATTCGCCGGCACGTGCCATAAAGGCCCGAATATCCTTCGGAAGGCATCCACCTCCAAATCCGATGCCCGCGTTAAGGAACTTCCTCCCGATTCGGTCGTCCATGCCGATGGCGTCGGCAAGCCGAGTGACATCCGCACCTGAGGCCTCGCATACTTCTGCCATGGCATTAATGAAGGAAATCTTAGTAGCCAGAAAGGAGTTCGCTGCGGCCTTGACGAGTTCAGCCGTGGGGTGGTCGGTGACGAGTCGCTGGGTGCCTGCGGCTAGCGACTCCGCATATACTTCGTCAAGTATTGCGACGGCGGGGTGGTCCTCGGAACCATCTGTGACACCGTAGACGAGCCGATCGGGCCGCAGGGTATCCGAGACTGCGTGCCCTTCGCGCAGAAATTCGGGATTCCACACTGCGTGCGCGGTTGGTTCTTGATGTTCCACAAGCTCTGCCAGGCGAGCCGCCGTGCCCACGGGAACGGTGGACTTGCCAACGACTACGACTCCCGGAGCTAGGTGCGGCAATAGCGCGGAGATTGCGGCGTCAACATAGGTCATGTCAGCGCCGTTTTCGCCTTTCTTCTGCGGCGTGCCCACACAGATGAACTGGACCTGACTGCCTGCAGCGGCCGACATCTCGGTTGTAAAGGATAGACGGCCGGTTTCTTGAACCTCTCGAAGAAGCTCGTCCAGTCCAGGTTCATAAAAGGGCGCGCGTGCTGCCGAGAGCTCTAGGACCTTTTGCCCGTCTACATCGATGCCCACAACTTCATGTCCGAGCTTCGCCATGCACGCAGCATGTACGGCACCCAGGTATCCGCAACCAATTACTGAAATCCGCATAATGATATTTCCTTCCCCAAGGGGGCGTCGTCCGGTAGGCGACGTTCTAGTAGGCGCCGGTGCTGTGAAGTACAGTGCGGACGGTCCGCAAGATGATGATCAGATCGCCGGCCAAAGACCAGTTCTCCACGTAGTAGAGATCAAGGCGAACGGAATCCTGCCAAGAAAGATTAGAGCGGCCGCTGACCTGCCAAAGACCGGTGAGGCCGGGCTTCACCAACAGTCTGCGGCGTACATCTTGCTCGTACGCTTCGACTTCACGCGGCAGCGGTGGTCGCGGTCCGACAAGGCTCATGGAACCCGCGAGGATGTTGAATAGCTGCGGAAGCTCGTCAAGGCTGTATCTGCGAAGGACCCCCCCTACACGGGTGATTCTTGGGTCTTTCTTAATCTTGAATAGGATGCCGTTGCCCTCATTGCGGTGTGACAGTTCGGCGAGCTGGTCTTCTGCCTGGGCCACCATTGAGCGGAACTTGAGCATGCTGAAGTGCGTTCCTTCAATTCCGACGCGCACTTGTCTAAACAGGACCGGTCCCCGGCTATCCGCTTTGACCAAAAGGGCGACGACCACCATGACGGGCGTGGTCAGAAGGATCAAAGCACCCGCGACAATGACATCGAACAAACGCTTGGCAACGCGCTGCCCGCCTTCCAAGGTTGGTGTTGTTACGTGGATCAGAGGGAGGCCGGCAACCTGTTGCGTGTGAATCCGTGGACCTGCGATGTCAGTGAGAGCCGGCGCCATTATTAGTCCCACGTTGCGCGACGCCAGCTCCCACCCCAGATGCCTCAACGTCTGCGGGTGCAGTTGGACGCCCGCAGAAACAGCAACAGCGTCCGCTCCGCAGGCCTCGATGGCCTCAATTATTGACTGGGCTTCTGGCCGATAGCCCAACACCGGAAGTCCAGACTCCACCTCGAAGGCCGGCCCGTCGTTGGTTGCCCCCGGCATGTACGCAGCTATGGGGAGGTACCCGGCGTGCTTGGCTCTGTGGAGGGAAGCCGCAAGATGCGCGACAGCACTCGGGCCTCCGAGGAGGAGCAGCCGCGACATGCTGTGCCCACGCTGACGGTTAACGTTGAGATGCTGCCTTAGCAGCCAGCGTCCCATGAGCAGCCCGAACAGGCCAACGGGAAGCGCAACTCCGACGTATCCGCGGGCAGTGTCCACCCGGAGAACATAGGAAACAATTGCTACCAACCCGAACAACCACAGCGATGCGGCGGCGACACGCTTGTATTCGTCTGGACCAGCGCCGAGAACGCGGCTTTGCCTGCTATTCCATGCTCCGAGCATCAGCCACCAAACTACGGCCAATGCAACGGAAAGCCAGGCGTAAGTGAATTCCTGACCGGCGACCACAAAATCCGGCTCAAAGCCGAACCGGATAATAAAGGCCCCCACAACAGCCCAAATGACGACAAATGCATCAACCACCCCCAGGAGGCGCGAAGATCGTCTACGCCAGTCAGTGCCCGCAGGCATATTTCCCCCACTTCAAAGCAAACTCGCCCAACTGCGGCGCGATGGACACCGTCGACTAAACCCGCAGGGATGCGAGGTTTTCCCGGTACCACTCAACTGTTGTGCGGATGCCTTCTTGGAGTCCGATTGAGGCCGACCAGCCGGCTTCCGTAAGTTTAGTCACGTCAAGCAGCTTCCGGGGAGTTCCGTCGGGTTTGGTCGTGTCCCACTCAATGTCGCCGCTATATCCGACAGCTTCTGCAACTATTTTCGCGATGTCTTTGATCGTGACGTCCGTGCCAGTGCCTACGTTGACCTGCGACGGCCCATCGTAGTTCTCCAACAAGTGAAGGCAAGCCGAAGCCATATCTTCAACGTGAAGGAACTCTCGCCTCGGCGATCCGGTTCCCCAGTTTGATACGGTCTCAACTCCCGACCTTGCCGCTTCGTCATATCGCCTGATCAGAGCTGGAAGGACGTGCGACCCGGTAGGCGAAAAGTTGTCGCCGGGACCATAAAGATTTGTCGGCATCGCAGAAATCCAGGGCAGGCCGTACTGCCTGCGGATCGCCTGTATATGCATGATTCCGGCAATTTTGGCTATCGCGTAGGCGTCATTGGTTGGCTCAAGATGGCCGGTGAGCAGTGATTCTTCACGGATCGGCTGATCAGCAAATTTGGGATAAATACACGAAGAGCCGAGGAACAGTAGCCGTTTCACCCCATGCTCCCGGGCGGCGTCAAGAACATTTACCTGGATACGGAGATTGTCGCTGAGGAAATCGACTGGGTAAGTGTTATTTGCGAGAATGCCACCCACCTTTGCTGCAGCAAGGACGACGTATTCTGGCCTGATCTCGGAAAAGAATGCGAAAACGTCGTCGCGGTTCTTCAGGTCGAGTTCCGTCGAGGTTCGTCCCTCGAGGTTCGTGAAACCCTCACTCTGAAGTTTCCGCCAGATAGCTGAGCCAACCAAACCACGATGGCCGGCGACGTAGAAGGTCGCGGAACGGTCAAGTGGTGCTGGCACGAAGTCCAAGTCTGCAACCATCAGTTCTTCCAGCTGTCAAGGTTAACTGAGTCAATCCAGTGGTTGCCGGCATGTTTCAAGGCCTCAATGTCCGCGTCCACCATGATGCGTGCTAGCTCTGGAGTATGAACTGAGGCCTTCCAACCGAGTTTCTCCTGCGCCTTGGAAGCATCGCCAACCAGCGCATCGACTTCAGTGGGGCGGAGGTAGCGCTCGTCGAAGCGAACGTGGTCTTCCCAGTTCAATCCAGCGTGTTCAAAGGAGATCTGGAGAAAGTCTCGAACCGTGTAATTTCCGCCGGTCGCCAAGACGAAGTCGTCAGGCTCATCGGCTTGGAGCATGCGCCACATGCCCTCGACGTACTCGGCCGCATAGCCCCAGTCGCGTACTGCATCGAGATTGCCCATGTACAACAGGTCCTGTTTGCCGGCCTTGATGGCGGCCACTGCACGGGTGATCTTGCGCGTGACGAACGTTTCACCTCGACGAGGGGATTCGTGGTTGAAGAGAATTCCGTTAACAGCGAACATCCCGTAGGCCTCGCGGTAGTTCTTGGTTATCCAGTAGCTGTAAACCTTGGCGGCACCATAGGGGGAGCGCGGGTAAAACGGGGTGTCTTCGTTCTGTGGGGGTGGTGTCGCTCCAAACATTTCAGAAGACGAAGCCTGGTAGAACTTTGTTTCAATCCCTGACATGCGGACCGCCTCGAGAAGGCGAATTGTCCCCACCCCAGTGGTGTCGGCCGTGTGCTCAGGTTCGTCGAATGAGACCCGAACGTGTGATTGCGCAGCGAGATTGTAGACTTCGTCAGGCCGGATTTCGGCCAGCAGGGTGACGAGCCTTGCGCCATCACTTAGGTCGCCATAATGAAGAAAAAGCTTTGCCTTGGGGTCGTGGGGATCCACATACAAGTGGTCGACGCGGGCGGTGTTGAAAGTAGATGCCCGGCGGATCAGCCCATGCACCTCGTAGCCCTTGCTCAGCAACAGTTCGGCCAAATATGACCCGTCCTGCCCAGTGATTCCTGTGATGAGCGCGCGTTTGGTCATAGTTTCCCCCAAGGTCGTAAAGGTGATCGGCACGAGCGGGCAGCGTCAGTCGCGCGTGGCCCTCTAAGCTGACATTTTAGCCAGACGCCGCCCGATTGCCCAATGAGTCCTCGACGGGCGCATCATTCGTCTCCACCCCTCGACGGCAGGTATTCTTGTCGGCATCTGGCCTAGAGTCCAGTCAACGAAGCCGGTGCATTGGGGAATGACAACATGTTGCACGGCTTGGTTCGGGGGTGCGCGCGCCGAAAGGTGCTCGCTGAAGAAATAAGGATCCTGGGTAAATGACGCCGATCTCAACGGGGGCTGCTGCGCTGTGGCCGGGTGTTTCTCAAGTTTTCGGTCCTTTGTCCATCGCGTCGGCCACGCGAATGGACGCGGCACACGGCGTTTGTCAAATGGCCAAGTCGCGCCGTGGAGCAGCCGCCAGCCACGTGCACTTGGTAAATGCCTACACGGTTTCACTTGCAGCTGCGGACCCTGCCTATGCACAACTCCTCACCGCAGGAAGTATCAATCTTCCAGATGGCAAGCCAATAGCACTCCTGTCCCGCTTGAGGCGACAGACTCCGAGACTCCACCAAGTGCGAGGTCCCCAATTATTTCTGGACGTCTTTGATGTCGGACGCCAATACGAACTGCGGCACTTTCTCCTGGGGTCATCGCCCGAGGTATTAGTTCGGCTTTCAAACGCTCTCAACGCAAGCTACCCTGGCTGCGAAATAGTCGGGACTGAGAGCCCAGCATTTAGGCCACTGAGCGATTCCGAGTTGGCGGAGCAGGACCGGAGGATCCGAGCCACGAAGCCGGACATAATTTGGGTAGGACTTGGAACTCCAAAACAGGATTGGGAAGCCCAACGTCTGGTCAGCACCCTCGGAATCACATCCGTGGCAATCGGAGCGGCCTTTGACTTTGCCTCCGGAACGGTGAAAGAGG is part of the Arthrobacter sp. KBS0703 genome and encodes:
- a CDS encoding GDP-L-fucose synthase, with the protein product MVADLDFVPAPLDRSATFYVAGHRGLVGSAIWRKLQSEGFTNLEGRTSTELDLKNRDDVFAFFSEIRPEYVVLAAAKVGGILANNTYPVDFLSDNLRIQVNVLDAAREHGVKRLLFLGSSCIYPKFADQPIREESLLTGHLEPTNDAYAIAKIAGIMHIQAIRRQYGLPWISAMPTNLYGPGDNFSPTGSHVLPALIRRYDEAARSGVETVSNWGTGSPRREFLHVEDMASACLHLLENYDGPSQVNVGTGTDVTIKDIAKIVAEAVGYSGDIEWDTTKPDGTPRKLLDVTKLTEAGWSASIGLQEGIRTTVEWYRENLASLRV
- a CDS encoding UDP-glucose/GDP-mannose dehydrogenase family protein; this encodes MRISVIGCGYLGAVHAACMAKLGHEVVGIDVDGQKVLELSAARAPFYEPGLDELLREVQETGRLSFTTEMSAAAGSQVQFICVGTPQKKGENGADMTYVDAAISALLPHLAPGVVVVGKSTVPVGTAARLAELVEHQEPTAHAVWNPEFLREGHAVSDTLRPDRLVYGVTDGSEDHPAVAILDEVYAESLAAGTQRLVTDHPTAELVKAAANSFLATKISFINAMAEVCEASGADVTRLADAIGMDDRIGRKFLNAGIGFGGGCLPKDIRAFMARAGELGADQALTFLREVDAINMRRRTRVVEITRELCGGSLLGKRITVLGAAFKPESDDVRDSPALSIAAQLQLQGAIVTVSDPKALANAVRRFPELQYEPDLEKAVRRADALLLLTEWQLYRDLDPFELAGLVASPRILDGRNVLEAPKWRAAGWTYRGMGRP
- the gmd gene encoding GDP-mannose 4,6-dehydratase, with the protein product MTKRALITGITGQDGSYLAELLLSKGYEVHGLIRRASTFNTARVDHLYVDPHDPKAKLFLHYGDLSDGARLVTLLAEIRPDEVYNLAAQSHVRVSFDEPEHTADTTGVGTIRLLEAVRMSGIETKFYQASSSEMFGATPPPQNEDTPFYPRSPYGAAKVYSYWITKNYREAYGMFAVNGILFNHESPRRGETFVTRKITRAVAAIKAGKQDLLYMGNLDAVRDWGYAAEYVEGMWRMLQADEPDDFVLATGGNYTVRDFLQISFEHAGLNWEDHVRFDERYLRPTEVDALVGDASKAQEKLGWKASVHTPELARIMVDADIEALKHAGNHWIDSVNLDSWKN
- a CDS encoding WecB/TagA/CpsF family glycosyltransferase; translated protein: MAKSRRGAAASHVHLVNAYTVSLAAADPAYAQLLTAGSINLPDGKPIALLSRLRRQTPRLHQVRGPQLFLDVFDVGRQYELRHFLLGSSPEVLVRLSNALNASYPGCEIVGTESPAFRPLSDSELAEQDRRIRATKPDIIWVGLGTPKQDWEAQRLVSTLGITSVAIGAAFDFASGTVKEAPLWIRNIGCEWLFRLCVQPRRLWRRYLIGNCKFIRVALGDISDNGWRPGPR
- a CDS encoding DUF4012 domain-containing protein, with the protein product MISIAAVAWLGVKATTIKSELEAASQLIPVLKQKIADNNPQEAGAAVDKLRSHAAAAREAAGDPLWTLASAIPGLGANFSAAAEVARSADDVAALGVAPLVAVFDSLNWNSLLPSSGHTNLGPLQQAAPSISSAAHAVRTSAKRLSSIDSDSLLPQVAEPLARAREQLQAVTGALDTAADASQVAPAMLGANGSRSYLLMIQNNAETRASGGIPGALAVLSLDKGKLTLGAQSSAGAIGVMSPVFPVDPEQQQIYSERLGKYMQDVNLTPDFPTAADTAQAMWERKTGQRVDGVISIDPIALGYILDATGPVKVEPRLVALAGGGLPAELNGKNVVRTLLSDVYSQIEQPKIQDAYFAGVAQEIFTALSNGKANAKRLIQGISRGTVEGRILLWSASANDQAVLAKYPLSGSIAGPSISPAQFGVYLNDGTGAKMDYYVKRTVQLVKECAQDGYAHVNVRVTSTNTAPPDAATSLPEYVTGGGAFGVPEGMVQTNIVAYGPSQSNVDTALVDGKKVNFSAQRHSGRPVGAVMVRLAPGESRTVEFTFGKIVQHTEPQLSVTPTVQALKDVVLDTIPAKCVPAA
- a CDS encoding sugar transferase — translated: MPAGTDWRRRSSRLLGVVDAFVVIWAVVGAFIIRFGFEPDFVVAGQEFTYAWLSVALAVVWWLMLGAWNSRQSRVLGAGPDEYKRVAAASLWLFGLVAIVSYVLRVDTARGYVGVALPVGLFGLLMGRWLLRQHLNVNRQRGHSMSRLLLLGGPSAVAHLAASLHRAKHAGYLPIAAYMPGATNDGPAFEVESGLPVLGYRPEAQSIIEAIEACGADAVAVSAGVQLHPQTLRHLGWELASRNVGLIMAPALTDIAGPRIHTQQVAGLPLIHVTTPTLEGGQRVAKRLFDVIVAGALILLTTPVMVVVALLVKADSRGPVLFRQVRVGIEGTHFSMLKFRSMVAQAEDQLAELSHRNEGNGILFKIKKDPRITRVGGVLRRYSLDELPQLFNILAGSMSLVGPRPPLPREVEAYEQDVRRRLLVKPGLTGLWQVSGRSNLSWQDSVRLDLYYVENWSLAGDLIIILRTVRTVLHSTGAY